Part of the Ziziphus jujuba cultivar Dongzao chromosome 8, ASM3175591v1 genome is shown below.
gagatttatatggaaattgaaTTCATTGAACTTTAATAATGTTGTGAAGACCCTTAACACCTATAGAgagaagggggggaaaaaaaaaatgttcaacaAAAAATGCCGTAATTAATATGAGAGGGCCAATGGGAGTAGGCCTGGTGTACTAAGTTGGCACAAGCTTTTTGGTCCAGGGAAATGGATGgcataattttgcctaaaaCCAAATCCAGTTGCGGCTATGCAAGTTGGAAAAATTTTGTGTCATTTTCATCTGGAAAAACTAACGGCTTGGGCGGCTCACTTTATTTTTCAGATGTTATGGGCAAATGGGTTTCTACATTTTAGTGGTAGAGTATGACTTTTTTCAACCTAACATAAAGATCCTCACCGTTTTCTAAACCAGATAAATATGCTCATATTCCCCTCTATATTTATGTGGACTTCTGTAGCAACTGTTGACCGATGGATAATCTCGATTTGATTCTTGCATGATATAGACTTGGTGTTTTTTCTTGGTACCTAAGATGCCACGTAGCAGCTGTGCACTTGTACAATCTAATAtgtaaatttgtttattaacaTAGAAATAATCCATGGTGAAAGTAATGTCGAACTTTGAATATCCATACAACTACTTCAatcatttttggtattttagatTTGGataaagtaataattaaaaaaaatttaaaagctgTCATAAGTTTAAATAAGATTTATTAAAAACCTACCAAAAGTGCCGGGTGCCTGGCCTAAGGTCTAAactgagaaaaataaataaatgaacattTGTGGGTCTTAGTGCTATCCTGATGCCGCTTTTCATAAAGATAATATCTTACAAATAGAATAAAGTTGATATCTCTACCTTCTTTCTAAGGTAGTTGAGGTCACGTCTAAATTTTTCCTATGtttgattataataatataacttttcaGGATACCTAAAAAGAATATAAGAAAAATGATGTACTATGAGAaaacttttgataaattttaccAATTAGGATTCTGCTTATTGTAATTGGATCTGACTACCAGTGTTAAACTATAATTGatgcatataaaattttcaaattaatcctGTCTCAAAACTTTTTTAAGTGTTGCCAAACAGAAAAACCCATGTTTTTCCCAGGACAAGAATTTGAAAGACCCTAATCTCATTTACTAATAATAGTTGCAGGTAGTAAGTCACATGAGTCATATGGACATTCAATACTCTTTGATATCTGGATAGAAATTTGAACCCAcagttttttgaattttgtgcCTTGCTGAtcaataaatatgattttaacaaCCTTCACATGAACTTTCATGAGTTCCTCAAATTTATCTGTCTTCTTTGGCTGCATATTTACTATGCACTTGTTATATATGGAGAAAATTAACAGGCATAAATCTGAAGGATGAGCCATGGATGACACTAAGGAGCACTACAGGAATATCAGAGAGAAGAAAATATCAAAGAAGTGGAATAACAGAGTTAGCCTTTCAGCTAGCTTGCCTGATAATGTTTCTGGTGTATTTTCAAGCAGTATGTGCATGGTTAAATACACATCAGATCCCGTTTCAGATTTTAGAGATTCAATCATGGAGATGATCAATGATGTAGGTGTCTGTGATTGGGACCAAATGGAGGAGCTAATTTACTCTTATCTTGCTGTTAACTCACCAGAGGTTCATCAAGTTATTAGAGTTGCTTTTCTCAGTTTAAGGTCTTTTTACACATGATGGAATGCATATATTCACTAATCATTATTGTTGATTGTGCTCATTATGAaagttcttttattaattatgttaaatGATTATCAATTGAAAGTTCCATGTCCATCGAATTATGTCAATTTGTTCCACTGTTCAAGTTATATCATTTTCTTATggggaattttttttccatttggatataaaaaccagaaaatgatACCAACCCAAAGAGAAAAAGGCATATACATTAACAAATTTATTGGTTATATTAATTAACTGCTAGTCTTTATTACAGTAAAAAGATAAGCTAAATTTCTATAAGGTGCACCAATTAGTTGATAGATTACATGTAGCCCCTCAATAAATGGAACTGCCGACAACTATGCATGTAATCCATTAACTAATTGGTGCATCTTGCTAATAATACTTAAAAGTAATGGTTTTTACAGAAGCACTTGCCACAGCGGCAACATTCTGCTTACTTACATGGACAATCTCGAATAAAGGCGCTACTTATCCTTCCATGTTCAATCTGCTTACTCTAATTTTTGGCCTTATTAAAAGCTATCATACTAGGCCAAGCTATCAGAGTTGGAACGTATGTTTGCGTCTAATTTCCTTAGGATTCTATCCTTGCAGTTTGATAGGCATGGTTTTGATCGCAGCTGGTTTGTACTCCTACTTATGTGGCAGAACAAAGGAGCTGAAGATTTTGGCTCAGTTGAAAGTAGATGATGCAGAAAACCCAGTAAGCTCTAATGCTGACCCTGCAGGGTCACATGTACTGAAGATTTTGGCTCAGGTAGATAATGCAGAAAACCCATTAAGCTCTAATGCTGACCCTGCAGGGTCACATGTACTGAATTGAAAATACCAACccaaagataataaaaataaataaataaataaaattattggttTTATTGATTAACTGCTAGTCTTTATTACAGTAAAAAGATTAAGCTAAATTTCTACAAGGTGCACCAATTAGTAAATGGATTACATGTAACACTACTTTTCTATAACCTCGAGCCGATAACTACGTTTCTACTTTCTACCTACAGCTTTTTCAACATCAGGTGAGACACTTGGCATTACTATGGCCGTCAACTGCAACCCCGCAGGCTCAGCATTGGCACTTATTGGGTTTTCTGCATTATCTACTTTCAACTGAGCCAAAATCTCCAGCTCCTTTGTTCTGCCACATAAATAGGAGTACAACCCAGCTGCGATCAGAACCATGCCTATCAAACTGCAAGGATATTTTCAATTCAGTCCACGTGATAAAAGGGAaagttagtgttttttttttttgtttctgtttttgtttttttttttcccaaaggaAGTGAATATATTACTTATATGTAGTAGAATAACAAGGAAATTAAATGTAAACGTACGTTCCAACTCTGATAGCTTGGCCTAGTATGACAGCTTCTAATAAGGCCACAAAAATTAGAGTAAGCGGATTGAACATGGAAGGATAAGTAGCGCCTTTCTTCGAGATTGCCCATGTAAGCAAGCAGAATGTTGCAGCTGTGGCAAGTGCTCCCTGTAAAAACCATTGCGTGTTAAGCATTATAAGCAAGATGGAATAATTACTTTTTGATTGATATCTTCGAGTTTTTAACAGTTCAAATTATAAGCTTACCGAGTAAAGTATAGTAATGAGTTGCAGGTTCCATCCTAACCTCCAAACAGCTTTACGTCTGTCCAAACATAGGCCTATCGCTGCCGATTGCAAGGATGCAATAATACATGCTAACATCGTTGCAGTGTATCGAAATGGAAAGATTTTCATCAACTTAACCTGTATGTtatacaaagaaaagaaaatggatcCTGTAAAAAGTCATGAAAAAATATTGGCTAGATTGATCATAGTCTTAAATCAATAATTCAATTGGATCCTTATATACTTGCACAATGAACCATGTAGCGTAGGAGATGCAGCTGCCAACCAGCATCAATGTGCCAATTACATAATTCTCATGAACTTCTTTGACATTGACAGTATTGTTAAAACTGTGATGAACAAGATGGAGTGCTTTCCCCTTGTAAAGACTAGTGGTTAGTGCTCCGGCCACACTCAATGTTGCCCCTAGAGTTTTGATTTTACCTGCCCTCGTATGCAGATTCAATTTCTCTATCCTGCAAAAGTTAAGGTTCTCTATATTCGTATGGTAATTATTAACAGAACATCGAATGctataatttatatgttttcGTTAATATAATGTCCTATACCTGGTCACCGTGGATAATACAAAGGTGACAATGGGAATTAAGTTGAGGTAATTTGTAGCATATGTTGCTGTGGTGTCCCGGAGACCATAATAATACAGTGACATAGCCGATGTTATCCTGCATTTCATGTAACACATAAGGATTAGTTTCAAGAAGTCAGAAAGAATCTCTCAACTAAAAGTTGCAAAATCTCCCTCCCATTGAACCATGATCCTTCAGAAGgtaagtatatatgtatatatatatatatatataaactaagaTGATTTTATCATTCTTAACTCTATAGCAAATCATAAAAGCATAAGATTGTTAAATCCTTTCAATTGTCGAAACTCgaatagaattctttttgagTACAATGCAAAACTGTTTACCCTGCATACCCTGTAGTCAGGTCCTCCATGCAAACGTGATGACATTTTCTGCCTTTCACAGTTCAATCCTTCGAAAACGGGCGATTTCATGTCATCACATTAACACTGAGCTAGGACTGATATACCAATAGCAACTTTGATGCATTTTTTACTGCTTTCAGATTTTAACATTGACAGAGTATTTTTTACATGACTTTCCTTAAACCTTTGCAAAACAACAACAGTAGGTGGGAAAATTTCCTTATTAGAATTCCACAATGTCAATTTATAAAACTCTCTTTTTGTTAAAGAGTAGCCATACGAATTAAGGTATATGGAAGGATTATAAATATCCTCCACCACGTAATTACATGCCCTTAAGTTgacaaataaaaaggaaaaccaaAAGGGTATTCACAACTAAACTAGTGCTAATAAAGATTCAAACATATATGAAATTTCTATCATTAAGTATGCCAGAACAAAATAATCACAACAAAGAGTAACATGCCAGAACAAAATAATCACAAGAAAGAGTAACAAGCAAGACATGCTTAGCAAAAAATGCAGAACCTGACAAACATGGCTTACCCGATTAAAGAATTGATGAAAAGCCACAGCCAAACAGTCCAACTCAATTTCTTCGGGTTCTTTCTGCAACAATGATGACAACATCACACGTATTCAACACAACGTACATAAAAAATTGtatcaaaaaccaaaacaaaatgaaaaaatgaaaaaaaaaaaaaaagaaagaaaaagaaaatgaaaggtgATTATTACCGTTCGAAAAAGAAAGCTAAAGGGGCAACACAAAGTGCTGCAACAACATGACGATAAGCCATGAGTGCAAATATAAAAGTCCCCTGTCCCAAAATCACTCTTGACAGAAGTTGAAGCCCTGTGGCAAACATCTGCACCATTAACATGGCCAACACTATCTGCGACCACTTGAACCATTTCTTCACAAATcccatatccattttttttttcctcaaacttttttctttattagtttctacaatataacataaaacatatatatatatatctataagaaAAAGTGGAGGAAGAAACAGTTTCTTCTCTGTTTCTCTTCTCTGTTTCTTTGTAGTATATGtgaaggaaaagagagagaaagagaaaagagagaaagaaatgaATGCAGGTGTGCCTTGGCAAGTCCAACGGGGAagagaaggctatacagatgccaTATATTTGTAGTTAGGAAATTCTCAATCTCTCTGTGTCAATCACTCAGCCCACTGCCACTCATATCTCTCCCTCCATTAtgtctctcgctctctctctctctctcttttcttttctatttgacCCTATCGACTCTAATACTCTCATTAACTCTCTGTTTGCTAAATTCTTTCTCTGCTCATCTGTTTCGCAGTTGTTACTTTCTAACGCTACGAGAACCAGTTGTACCACTATTGTTGCTTAgtctttttgaaaacaaaaaaacaaaaaaaagatatacaaAGTCAAGCCCTACTTGGGACCCACTCAAAGACCACTCAAGTTAATGTCCACCATtggaagttttatttttttgtttttgattggaaATCGGTGACATGATTTTGAtggacttttttctttttttaaatacaacacTGAAAACCCAGCCTTTTAtagctgaaaaagaaaaaaaaaaaaaaaaatgaaagaggaaGAGTTTCGGAggtcaaaattttattcataattaagCGCAAATGGAGGAAATGTAATACGTGTGAGCTTGGGAAGAATGATACGTATAATCATCCTTCTTGGACCTCTTccaatttggtttttatttttattttcacattTTCCAATTTTTCAGGCAATACAACATCtttgatctatatatatatatatatatatatagatgcaagAGATATTGATGTTTTCTAATACGACtctaaaatccttttttttttttttccttattgttagtatatatcatgtatatatatatatatatatatatatatatatctaaatccattttcaaattaagCTTGAAAGAAAAACAGCCTCTTTTATCTCAAACTCTTGGATTTTTTGTCCttctaaaaaaaaccaaaaaaaaaaaaaaaaaaaaaaagcagcttcGATATTCATCACTAGTAGTACAAATGTCTTTTGGACTTGACAACTCGATTTCGATATTTCAATTACTCATGCTAATATTGTGGAAAACGACATACATACTTCATGATGCATGACAACGACTGTGCATTTTGaggatatatatacacaaaatccaaaaaataaaataaaataaaataaaataaaaacaatgaataCACCTATACctatatcatatataatactCTACATATAGTAGCATAGATATCCTATTTTACTAATAGGATTCATGTGTAATTCATGATAGTTTTTCTTAATATTTACTGAATTATCAcatcatattatttataaaaaaaaaaaaaaaaaaggtaaaaatccATACGGTATGTAATGGCTTAGAGCAACAATGCTCCATATTTTATTGAACATAATTCACAATATAAAGAGCGTCtttaaaaccttaaaaaaaaaaaaaaaaaaagcgcttcTTGAAAGATTTTATAAGATAGAGTACGACATTTTTTATGCtactccaattttattttttatatttattatttagtttacaTTTTCTCATGAGCACTTATAATTTacctataatatatatgtatatataaaaaaaaaatccttttaaaaaaaatataattaaaaaataaaaaattaaattttgaattactGCATTTATGAGTTTACtcattgttctttttcttttagtgaAACTTAATATCATCATAAGTGATAAACAATTAATGTCACCAAGTGATATACGATAAAAGCTTAAGAAAACCGTTATATTATTCTCTCtatgtttaatgtttaaaattataataatttctattaCTTATTTTATACCAATTGTTTTACTTAACTAACTTTGAGCGatattttattagaatttttccGATCTcttttgaatttaatatatgttattctAATTATATAGTTCAATCTTTAAattcttatttaatttaattaaaaatttattcttcATAAGCTATTTAAACATCTCAAAATGTTGCTGCAGCTAGTAAACATTTGTaagcaaattaaattatatagttttttttaataaacaaaactaGGTTTCTTTTTTAATGTCATGAACTAAATTATATAGTTATTATGTAATTACTTTTTTGTTCCGTAAAACCTATGTTGTAATTGTTTTTGTATTGcccatatttaaattttatattttgcaaaaattgtaataatttttaatttgcccCCACTATTCCCAAATCCTAGCTCTGCCTTTGAGTATAAAACAAACTAAATAgaagtatatataatttatatagacATATATTGACTCTAACAAAGTTCTGTGCGTCTACAATATTACAAATATAGATCTCAAAGcaaaatacatataaagaaggaaaaaaaaaaaactttattaatgaagATATTATTGAAAAGAAGCCGTACAAAAATGAAGCAAAAAACTAAACCACTTCCACAGCAAGGTCTTGTTTGATTATTCATCATATGCATATTTTTGAAGGAGGGCAAACATACCTAACGACTTTGCAAAACCATTTTCGAATCCCGCAGACTTTGCATGAATCTGTTTTGAATTTGTTGATTTACCCCCGAAGGTTATGGACAATAAGGTACATGGGATTTTCTTAAAAGTGTTTGGCTTGAGCAggactatacatatatatattataagtagattttagaataaaaaatcaacactTAATTAAAtgctattaattaataatattcatattcGCAGCAATGGTCATACGCGATGATAAAAACCCAAACTCACATATATAATACAAGCCCATGATATCAAACCCAAGTTATTCGTCAGTGGGCTTCCTACGGCCAGCAGGTCGGCCCATGACTGCCAATAGTTGGGCAGTGGCAGCGACGTAGTTTAAGACCTTGGAGATGAATTTGGTGCTGCTGTTTCCATAGGGATCCTCCCATGTCAAGCAGCCAAGTAAGCCTCATTTTccactactatatatatatatatatatatatataagtatatatatatacagaaattctATAGTGGGAACGTTCCGTATGATAACTatagtattagtgatggttttttatagtattaacgacggttttttagaaaatcatcaccaatactatgaaaaatcgtcaccaatattgtAGTCCGTATGAAAACCGTCTGCACCATAGacgaactgtatatatatatatatatatatataacagtgCTCAGCTCACTGAATCACCTACTTTGCTTTCCACTCTACCTTCTTTGATTTCTAAATTAGGGTTCTGAGTTGCTGTTTTGCAACAAAACTCAAGCTTTTTAGCATTATTGCTTTGGAGTCATTGGAATTAAGGACACTGGGACAGAAGCCATATTTGCTTAAGTGTTAATGATATGTGACAGGACTCGGAAAAAGCCTTGTAAGTTTGCTTTGCAATGCCAAAACCACATATTTATAagcatagattttttttattttttattttttatttttttgggaataaatATTTCACCTAAAGCAAATTTTCTAACTGTTTTCTAGCTATATTTATAAGCATAATTAAATCATGTGCTTCAGGTgaaattcattttataaaaCCTAAAGAATACATCAATAGCATATAGATTAATACATCAATcatgaatatttattttccgATCTACATACATTTATACAACCTAAAGAAAAATGGTAATcttaagacaattttttttaagtccACCGGATATCCTAATTTGTAATTTCTCagcaccaaataaataaataaataataaaaactgtacaatatatatatatatatatatatagatattaatgGGTTAACTACACTTTTGAGCCTTTTAATTTATTCCAATTTCAAAATggcatatttgttttaaatgttttaattgTCTCTACTTTGCTTTTGATTTCAATTTAAGTAAATTAATAGCAGAGAATTAACAGATATTTTCCACATGATTCTTTCACCTCAAACTTCAACAATTATTTGcaattttaagagaaaaatacaCTATGAAGAAAcaaccgagagagagagagagagagagagagagagagagagagaggggggccTTTGAGATAGAAAGCGTATGGTGTGGTATGTTTCATTAGTTTCAATTGACAAACATTTGTTAACTGCCTGTTACTAATGAAATACCATAAAATGACAATATAAAAACATTAGTACTACAAGAATCAAAATATTAGcttaaaatatttaccaaataattattaatatattgataatcaatatattcatataattaaatataaataaataatttttaaaatagattaaaaaaaaaaactcattaaatgtacaaggaataaaaaaataatcaattaaatattattataatattatttgataaattattttaataactttgacattataaatataaaaacagaaaaagatatataattaattgtttaaaaaaaatcaaaatatgtatttactttatatatatatattaaaaaaaaat
Proteins encoded:
- the LOC107414950 gene encoding WAT1-related protein At1g43650: MDMGFVKKWFKWSQIVLAMLMVQMFATGLQLLSRVILGQGTFIFALMAYRHVVAALCVAPLAFFFERKNPKKLSWTVWLWLFINSLIGITSAMSLYYYGLRDTTATYATNYLNLIPIVTFVLSTVTRIEKLNLHTRAGKIKTLGATLSVAGALTTSLYKGKALHLVHHSFNNTVNVKEVHENYVIGTLMLVGSCISYATWFIVQVKLMKIFPFRYTATMLACIIASLQSAAIGLCLDRRKAVWRLGWNLQLITILYSGALATAATFCLLTWAISKKGATYPSMFNPLTLIFVALLEAVILGQAIRVGTLIGMVLIAAGLYSYLCGRTKELEILAQLKVDNAENPISANAEPAGLQLTAIVMPSVSPDVEKAVGRK